In one window of Streptomyces sp. FXJ1.172 DNA:
- a CDS encoding GH92 family glycosyl hydrolase, translating to MISVLSIAALPLPAIGNAYAASAAAPALVKDPASLVNPLIGTSGEVDTFPGPDMPAGMVQWGPDTTPDRPSGGGYEYNDGKISGFSLTHVSGPGCGVAGDLPILPVTGTLSGDLGNTSVGFNHNDEQTGVGRYKVTDAGGVTTQLSDTTRAGLGSFTFPAGQQANLLFKLSGGATQVDGTRVQVVNKQEISGSIDSGHFCGANNRYTLHFDIKFDQPFTTSGTWVGSTINRDATSLKAGRARQNPQAHPSKPLKERHFTVPAAPSPTLHGSASRSSGTPSPSPAASAGATPGTPAAGKTAASKAAEPPTTGANGMYLTFDTSSNPTVKAKVGISYTSDAGAADNLSTEIRNWNLDAVEQANHDAWNTVLNKIQIGGGSSDQQVQFYTALYHALLHPNVFSDDNGQYMGMDNQIHKLAKGQQAQYANYSGWDTYRSQTQLMAMAEPKVTSDVVTSMLNGYDQTGLLPKWASNNGESYVMVGDPAAGIIADAYAFGARSFDTDKALAALQHEATVPNNDRPGESVRDTKGYLPLDENDYGCCNFYGPVSTQLEYDSADYAVAAFAKSLGRTDVYQKFATRAQDWMNVFNPQTGYLQAKNKDGQFAGGFTPGTSNGFVEGTSAQYTPMVPFNLRQLIQARGGDKAYSSFLDSLLDNITDPGNTNANLSNEPSVEIPWEYNYTGQPWKTQQAVREAQQKLYFNAPVGSFGNDDLGAMSSWYVWSELGMYPVPPGTDTLALGSPAFPVAKVTFAGGKTVQINAPQAAPDAPYVQSLDVKGKEWKTSWLTYQQFKGAGTVDFSLGTQPNKSWASDASAVPPSDTTGGDRVLAATGPSSDGLVLQPGASGDATLDLTNLGGKDVTVDWKATVPSGVTLDATSGSVQVPASGSAEAKVHVTAGGSEGTFPVTFSLTDHSTGAALSGAALRVAVAKAGELWPYDTNEGIYPDGTSFSGGFDSGGWAFSQNALAAAGVTSGSTVTVDGISYTWPTVTSGHLDNLEMAGQTIPMPAGTSGASLGLLGTAANAPTDGSGVSGTMTVTYTDGTTSKATVGFSDWTLNAGSSKPVAGDTTAVTTGYRNTGSGGRDGVKTYVFATKVPLDASKQVASITLPVTGSTGTDHLFAYGFGQ from the coding sequence GTGATCTCTGTCCTGAGTATCGCCGCACTCCCGCTCCCAGCGATCGGGAACGCCTATGCCGCGAGTGCGGCGGCACCGGCCTTGGTGAAAGATCCCGCGTCCCTCGTCAACCCCCTCATCGGTACCTCCGGGGAGGTGGACACCTTCCCGGGCCCCGATATGCCGGCCGGCATGGTGCAGTGGGGTCCCGACACGACGCCCGACCGCCCGTCCGGCGGCGGCTACGAATACAACGACGGCAAGATTTCCGGCTTCAGCCTCACCCACGTCTCCGGACCCGGCTGCGGCGTGGCCGGCGACCTGCCCATCCTGCCGGTGACCGGCACGCTGTCGGGCGACCTCGGCAACACATCGGTCGGTTTCAATCACAACGACGAGCAGACCGGCGTCGGGCGCTACAAAGTCACCGATGCGGGCGGGGTCACGACGCAGCTGAGCGACACCACCCGTGCCGGCCTGGGCTCCTTCACCTTCCCCGCGGGCCAGCAGGCGAACCTGCTGTTCAAGCTGAGCGGCGGCGCTACACAGGTGGACGGCACCCGCGTCCAGGTGGTGAACAAGCAGGAGATCAGCGGCTCGATCGACAGCGGTCACTTCTGTGGCGCGAACAACCGCTACACGCTGCACTTCGACATCAAGTTCGACCAGCCGTTCACCACGAGCGGCACGTGGGTCGGCAGCACCATCAACCGCGACGCGACGTCACTGAAAGCGGGCAGAGCCCGGCAGAACCCGCAGGCACATCCGTCAAAGCCGCTGAAGGAAAGGCACTTCACCGTTCCCGCGGCCCCGTCCCCGACTCTGCACGGGAGCGCCAGCAGGTCCTCCGGCACCCCGTCCCCGTCCCCGGCCGCGAGCGCCGGCGCGACGCCAGGGACGCCGGCCGCGGGCAAGACGGCCGCGAGCAAGGCCGCCGAGCCCCCCACGACGGGCGCGAACGGGATGTACCTGACCTTCGACACCTCGTCCAACCCGACGGTGAAGGCAAAGGTCGGCATCTCCTACACCAGTGACGCGGGCGCGGCCGACAACCTCTCCACCGAGATCAGGAACTGGAACCTGGACGCCGTCGAGCAGGCGAACCACGACGCCTGGAACACGGTGCTGAACAAGATCCAGATCGGCGGCGGTTCCTCGGACCAGCAGGTGCAGTTCTACACCGCGCTGTACCACGCACTGCTGCACCCGAACGTCTTCTCGGACGACAACGGCCAGTACATGGGCATGGACAACCAGATCCACAAGCTGGCCAAGGGCCAGCAGGCCCAGTACGCCAACTACTCGGGCTGGGACACCTACCGTTCCCAGACCCAGCTGATGGCGATGGCCGAGCCCAAGGTCACCAGTGACGTCGTCACCTCGATGCTCAACGGTTACGACCAGACGGGCCTGCTGCCCAAGTGGGCCTCGAACAACGGTGAGAGCTACGTCATGGTCGGTGACCCGGCCGCCGGCATCATCGCCGACGCGTACGCCTTCGGGGCCCGGAGCTTCGACACGGACAAGGCGCTCGCCGCCCTGCAGCACGAGGCCACCGTCCCGAACAACGACCGCCCCGGCGAGTCGGTGCGGGACACCAAGGGCTACCTCCCGCTGGACGAGAACGACTACGGCTGCTGCAACTTCTACGGCCCGGTCTCCACACAGCTGGAGTACGACTCCGCCGACTACGCTGTCGCCGCCTTCGCGAAGTCGCTGGGCAGGACGGATGTCTACCAGAAGTTCGCCACCCGTGCCCAGGACTGGATGAACGTCTTCAACCCGCAGACCGGTTACCTGCAGGCGAAGAACAAGGACGGTCAGTTCGCGGGCGGTTTCACCCCCGGAACCTCCAACGGATTCGTGGAGGGCACGTCGGCCCAGTACACGCCGATGGTCCCGTTCAACCTGCGGCAGCTCATCCAGGCGCGCGGCGGCGACAAGGCGTACTCGTCCTTCCTGGACAGCCTGCTCGACAACATCACCGACCCCGGCAACACCAACGCCAATCTGAGCAATGAGCCGAGCGTGGAGATCCCCTGGGAGTACAACTACACGGGCCAGCCGTGGAAGACCCAGCAGGCCGTCCGCGAGGCCCAGCAGAAGCTGTACTTCAACGCGCCGGTCGGCTCGTTCGGCAACGACGACCTCGGCGCGATGAGTTCCTGGTACGTCTGGTCCGAGCTGGGCATGTACCCCGTGCCCCCGGGCACGGACACCCTGGCGCTCGGCAGCCCGGCGTTCCCGGTGGCCAAGGTGACCTTCGCGGGCGGAAAGACGGTGCAGATCAACGCGCCGCAGGCGGCACCTGATGCGCCCTACGTGCAGTCCCTGGACGTCAAGGGCAAGGAGTGGAAGACCTCCTGGCTGACGTACCAGCAGTTCAAGGGCGCGGGCACGGTCGACTTCAGCCTCGGCACGCAGCCGAACAAGTCGTGGGCCTCCGACGCGTCGGCGGTGCCGCCGTCGGACACCACGGGCGGCGACCGCGTCCTGGCCGCCACCGGCCCCTCCAGCGACGGCCTGGTGCTCCAGCCGGGCGCTTCCGGTGACGCCACGCTCGACCTGACCAACCTCGGCGGCAAGGACGTCACCGTGGACTGGAAGGCGACGGTGCCCTCCGGCGTCACGCTCGATGCCACGTCCGGCTCGGTGCAGGTGCCCGCCTCGGGAAGCGCCGAGGCGAAAGTCCATGTGACAGCGGGCGGGAGCGAAGGAACGTTCCCGGTCACCTTCTCCCTGACCGACCACAGCACCGGGGCGGCACTCAGCGGGGCGGCCCTCCGGGTGGCCGTGGCCAAGGCCGGCGAGCTGTGGCCCTACGACACCAACGAAGGCATCTACCCCGACGGCACGAGCTTCTCGGGCGGCTTCGACAGCGGCGGCTGGGCGTTCTCGCAGAACGCGCTGGCGGCGGCCGGCGTCACCAGTGGCTCCACCGTCACGGTCGACGGCATCTCCTACACCTGGCCGACAGTGACGTCCGGTCACCTGGACAACCTGGAGATGGCCGGCCAGACCATCCCGATGCCGGCCGGCACGTCGGGTGCGTCGCTGGGCCTGCTGGGCACGGCGGCCAACGCACCGACCGACGGCAGCGGGGTCTCGGGCACGATGACTGTCACCTACACCGACGGCACCACGTCGAAGGCGACGGTCGGCTTCTCGGACTGGACGCTCAACGCCGGTTCGAGCAAGCCGGTCGCGGGGGACACCACGGCCGTCACGACGGGCTACCGGAACACCGGCAGCGGGGGCCGCGACGGCGTGAAGACCTATGTCTTCGCCACGAAGGTCCCGCTGGACGCGTCCAAGCAGGTGGCGTCGATCACCCTTCCCGTGACGGGCTCGACGGGCACCGACCACCTGTTCGCCTACGGCTTCGGGCAGTGA
- a CDS encoding ABC transporter substrate-binding protein, which yields MNTPPLSPAAARTDGSSVQIGALVPLTRPGWVEAGHHLLAGLELAVREVNDTGGIVGRPLELVVRDTAADPQRAAAAVDELARLGVAALAGEYHSVVARAAAGRADALGLPFLCSSAVLDALTEQPTEWVARLAPAQSRGWQTYADFLLGAGHSRIVVAAQPSVYWASGARILRDHLAPRGGTVIELDMRTLSPTAVCDALVGHRATALLLLVGHPEPAVSIVKSVRRDQRLAEIMIGAPAGQPEFAEWATLLGDDSAAIPFLRYLPERLSPLGARVETSLRERLAETPSFVAFEGYDTVAVLAEVLRSHGVDRARTAESWPRVVVEGTRGKIQFSRTPGISVWQWAWAPIQVVDRDPADPDRFRILHVG from the coding sequence ATGAATACGCCACCCTTGTCGCCTGCGGCGGCGCGGACTGACGGATCATCCGTCCAGATCGGCGCTCTCGTTCCACTGACGCGGCCTGGCTGGGTCGAGGCGGGCCACCACTTGCTCGCTGGACTCGAGCTGGCCGTTCGCGAAGTCAATGACACCGGCGGGATCGTCGGAAGACCACTCGAGCTGGTGGTCCGAGACACCGCGGCTGATCCACAGAGGGCCGCGGCGGCCGTAGATGAATTGGCTCGCCTGGGCGTGGCTGCCTTGGCGGGGGAGTATCACAGCGTCGTCGCTCGCGCCGCTGCAGGCCGGGCCGACGCCCTCGGCCTGCCGTTCCTGTGCTCGTCGGCTGTTCTCGACGCGCTCACCGAACAGCCGACGGAATGGGTCGCGCGCCTCGCCCCGGCGCAGTCCCGTGGCTGGCAGACCTACGCAGACTTCCTCCTCGGCGCGGGCCACAGCCGGATCGTCGTAGCAGCCCAGCCGAGCGTCTACTGGGCATCTGGGGCCCGCATTCTGCGGGACCACCTCGCTCCACGCGGCGGGACCGTCATCGAACTCGACATGCGCACACTCTCCCCCACGGCCGTGTGCGACGCGCTCGTCGGCCATCGCGCGACCGCGCTCCTTCTGCTGGTGGGCCACCCGGAGCCGGCAGTGTCGATCGTCAAGTCCGTCCGCCGCGACCAGCGCCTCGCCGAGATCATGATTGGTGCTCCGGCCGGGCAACCGGAGTTCGCCGAATGGGCGACGTTGCTGGGTGACGACAGCGCCGCGATCCCGTTCCTGCGCTACCTGCCCGAGCGCCTCAGCCCACTTGGTGCACGAGTCGAGACGTCTCTGCGCGAGCGGCTGGCCGAAACGCCTTCCTTCGTCGCCTTCGAGGGCTACGACACGGTCGCCGTACTCGCCGAAGTGCTGCGTTCTCACGGCGTGGACCGGGCGCGCACTGCCGAATCCTGGCCGCGCGTTGTCGTCGAAGGTACCCGCGGGAAGATCCAGTTCTCCCGCACGCCAGGCATCAGCGTCTGGCAATGGGCTTGGGCGCCGATCCAGGTCGTTGATCGAGATCCGGCGGACCCTGATCGCTTTCGTATCCTTCACGTCGGCTGA
- a CDS encoding class I SAM-dependent methyltransferase, which translates to MSGQLYDGIGEAFEGFKTLPITRYAEVPGFLALVGDVNGKSILDLASGTGFYSREFKRRGASHVLGVDISGAMVAAAQALEDRDPLGVHYEVGDVAELRTFEQRFDIGVAVQLFNYAEDIATIERMCSNIHRSLVDGAEFFVFAQNPDFRLDGPSLAKYGFLCESTGEESEIGPRVRITALLDPPISFVANPPCREVYEKCLRAAGFNEITWVPLEVSAAGVREYGKEFWDDYVANPPLTMLRCRA; encoded by the coding sequence ATGAGCGGACAGCTTTACGACGGGATCGGCGAGGCGTTCGAGGGCTTCAAGACCCTCCCGATCACGCGCTACGCGGAAGTGCCCGGCTTCCTCGCCCTCGTCGGCGACGTGAACGGCAAGTCGATCCTCGACCTGGCCTCCGGAACCGGCTTCTACAGCCGGGAGTTCAAGCGCCGCGGCGCATCCCACGTCCTCGGCGTCGACATCTCCGGCGCGATGGTCGCCGCGGCCCAGGCCCTGGAGGACCGCGACCCCCTGGGCGTGCACTACGAGGTCGGCGACGTCGCCGAGTTGCGCACCTTTGAGCAGCGCTTCGACATCGGGGTTGCGGTCCAGCTGTTCAACTACGCCGAGGACATCGCCACCATCGAGCGGATGTGCAGCAATATCCACCGCAGCCTCGTGGACGGGGCCGAGTTCTTCGTCTTCGCGCAGAACCCGGACTTTCGTCTCGACGGGCCGTCCCTGGCCAAGTACGGTTTCCTGTGCGAATCGACGGGCGAGGAATCCGAGATCGGTCCGCGCGTGAGGATCACCGCGCTCCTCGACCCGCCGATCTCGTTCGTCGCGAACCCGCCCTGCCGTGAGGTCTACGAGAAGTGTCTGCGGGCGGCCGGATTCAACGAGATCACCTGGGTTCCCCTGGAGGTCTCTGCCGCCGGCGTGCGCGAGTACGGCAAGGAGTTCTGGGACGACTACGTCGCCAACCCCCCGCTGACGATGCTGCGTTGCCGCGCCTGA
- a CDS encoding class I SAM-dependent methyltransferase, producing MTADTAYHGEMGRQFALQATNSAYNAHTDRPAMLRLAGDVSGLRVLDLGCGAGHYSAELLRRGAGHVVGVEGSESLLRAAQERLEDRAVLHHHDLEAPLSFLADESFDLAVMALVYHHIDARGQLLAELRRVLRPGGTLLVSTTHPTSDWTYFGGSYFAGERVELPFGDGFVISYWRMTLEQFLGELLGAGFVLEELTEPRATQEARLVDLRRYDKTHREPHFLAVRLRRP from the coding sequence ATGACAGCTGATACCGCATATCACGGCGAGATGGGCAGGCAGTTCGCTCTCCAGGCCACGAACAGCGCCTACAACGCCCACACCGACCGGCCGGCCATGCTCAGACTCGCCGGTGACGTGAGCGGCCTGCGCGTCTTGGATCTCGGATGCGGGGCCGGACACTACTCCGCCGAACTGCTGCGGAGGGGGGCGGGGCACGTGGTCGGCGTCGAGGGCAGCGAATCCCTGTTGCGGGCCGCGCAGGAGCGGCTCGAAGACAGAGCCGTCCTGCACCACCACGACCTGGAGGCGCCGCTGTCCTTCTTGGCAGACGAGTCGTTCGACCTGGCCGTGATGGCCCTCGTCTATCACCACATCGACGCGCGTGGCCAGCTGCTCGCAGAACTCCGTCGCGTTCTGCGGCCAGGCGGAACACTCCTCGTCTCCACCACCCACCCCACCAGCGATTGGACCTACTTCGGCGGTTCCTACTTCGCCGGTGAGCGGGTGGAGCTTCCCTTCGGCGATGGATTCGTAATCAGCTACTGGCGGATGACGCTGGAGCAGTTCCTCGGCGAACTACTCGGTGCGGGATTCGTGCTGGAAGAGCTGACGGAACCGCGCGCCACCCAGGAGGCCCGGCTGGTCGATCTCCGCCGATATGACAAGACTCACCGAGAGCCCCACTTCCTGGCCGTCAGGCTCCGTCGCCCGTGA
- a CDS encoding sigma-70 family RNA polymerase sigma factor yields MTGTENSGHHRLGASLNELDGLQGIQYEMPATLDAFYRRYARPQVEYAATVLGDKEAAKAVVRTLYTHLAQNWDAVLFQKGGPEAYAWRALKLRVETHARMAIVPTTDGCSTSASANDRTTAVHDAVRATLGMMRSQLAAAESPLGLYTAIAALPIRQFDVVILHYVLGYPSSRVADIMGITAATVRTHRRSARRHIAAKLGIALDDEDKE; encoded by the coding sequence ATGACCGGCACGGAGAACAGCGGCCACCACCGGCTGGGCGCCTCGTTGAACGAACTGGACGGACTGCAGGGCATCCAGTACGAGATGCCGGCGACCCTGGACGCCTTCTACCGCAGGTACGCCCGGCCGCAGGTGGAGTACGCCGCTACCGTTCTGGGCGACAAGGAGGCCGCAAAGGCAGTCGTCCGCACGCTCTACACCCATCTGGCGCAGAACTGGGACGCGGTCCTGTTCCAGAAGGGCGGCCCGGAAGCGTATGCGTGGCGGGCGCTGAAGCTGCGGGTGGAGACCCACGCCCGGATGGCGATCGTCCCCACCACCGACGGCTGCAGCACCAGTGCGTCGGCGAACGACCGCACCACGGCCGTCCATGACGCGGTGCGAGCCACCTTGGGGATGATGCGCTCGCAGCTGGCCGCCGCGGAATCCCCGCTCGGCCTCTACACGGCCATAGCCGCCCTGCCGATCCGGCAGTTCGACGTGGTCATCCTGCACTACGTCCTGGGCTATCCCTCCAGCCGTGTCGCCGACATCATGGGCATCACCGCGGCCACCGTCCGCACACACCGGCGCTCGGCCCGCAGGCACATCGCCGCCAAGCTCGGCATCGCCCTGGACGACGAGGACAAGGAGTAG
- a CDS encoding G1 family glutamic endopeptidase translates to MGTNAGTRRNRFTGRAAAAGLLLAAAALVPAYAGSSAAAASTGFGPHAGGFQDSNWGGYVATGSFGTITGSWTEPHVTCTSRNDLFAPWIGLDGYGSQTVEQAGVQADCSSGSPVFSAWYEMYPAAPVYWNDPVSEGDSITASVVSNGGGSYTLTLTDNTRRWTEHADRNLGAYNASAEAVIESPTQSYPSFSKLDFSGVTVDGQPFDATHPQALASGGYAPGPLSGGFFSMTPSGVTRAPHAPAERPAVIRY, encoded by the coding sequence ATGGGCACGAATGCAGGAACCAGACGCAATCGTTTCACCGGCCGAGCGGCAGCCGCGGGTCTGCTGCTCGCCGCCGCCGCTCTCGTCCCGGCGTACGCCGGATCGTCAGCGGCCGCCGCCAGTACGGGCTTCGGCCCGCATGCGGGAGGATTCCAGGACAGTAACTGGGGCGGTTACGTCGCCACCGGAAGCTTCGGCACCATCACCGGCTCCTGGACCGAACCACATGTCACCTGCACCAGCCGCAACGACCTGTTCGCCCCCTGGATCGGCCTGGACGGCTACGGTTCGCAGACGGTGGAACAGGCCGGTGTGCAGGCCGACTGCTCGAGCGGATCGCCGGTCTTCTCCGCCTGGTACGAGATGTACCCCGCCGCCCCGGTGTACTGGAACGACCCGGTCTCCGAGGGCGACAGCATCACCGCCTCAGTGGTCTCCAACGGCGGCGGCAGTTACACGCTGACGCTCACCGACAACACCAGGCGCTGGACCGAACACGCCGACCGGAACCTCGGCGCGTACAACGCCAGCGCCGAAGCGGTCATCGAGTCCCCCACCCAGAGCTATCCGTCCTTCAGCAAACTGGACTTCTCCGGTGTGACGGTGGACGGCCAGCCGTTCGACGCGACGCATCCGCAGGCGCTCGCCAGCGGCGGCTACGCGCCCGGACCGCTGTCCGGCGGCTTCTTCTCCATGACGCCGAGCGGCGTCACCCGTGCGCCGCACGCGCCCGCCGAACGGCCGGCCGTCATCCGCTACTGA
- a CDS encoding molybdopterin-dependent oxidoreductase, translating into MPASNGSDNLADSRETPMLHKGFGLKQRLRPEDMTSFLTPESDLFSVWHLGIPDVATDTWSLTIGGRVRRRLVLSLDDLHNLPQTEITSVHECAGSPLAPAVPQRRVGNVRWRGVALSELLGRAGIEEGSAFIISTGCDHGVFDSTYHERYEKDLPLAKALDGDTLVALTINGSAVPVRRGGPVRLVVPGYYGTNSTKWLTSLTASDRRSAGAFTTKYYMDPPQEGSSAPTPVWDLAPNSCIVAPVDGHVRVRRPVTVWGWAWGSEPVTAVDVSVDGGHTWAPAEVEPRTGHAWQKFTLTWAPSAVGEHVLACRATTGTGATQPSTPRRNRIHQRVIFVTQEE; encoded by the coding sequence ATGCCCGCCTCAAACGGTAGCGACAACCTGGCTGACTCCCGCGAAACACCCATGCTCCACAAGGGATTCGGGCTGAAGCAGAGGTTGCGCCCCGAGGACATGACGTCGTTCCTGACCCCGGAGTCCGACCTGTTCTCGGTCTGGCATCTGGGCATTCCCGACGTCGCCACCGACACCTGGTCCCTGACGATCGGCGGAAGAGTCAGGCGGCGGCTGGTCCTGTCCCTCGACGACCTGCACAACCTGCCGCAGACGGAGATCACGTCGGTCCACGAATGCGCCGGCAGTCCTCTCGCTCCCGCCGTCCCCCAGCGGCGGGTGGGCAACGTCCGCTGGAGAGGCGTGGCGCTCAGCGAACTGCTGGGGCGTGCGGGGATCGAGGAGGGCTCGGCCTTCATCATCTCCACCGGATGCGACCACGGTGTGTTCGACTCCACGTACCACGAGCGCTACGAAAAGGACCTTCCGCTGGCCAAGGCGCTGGACGGTGACACCCTGGTCGCCCTGACCATCAACGGATCCGCGGTGCCCGTACGGCGCGGAGGGCCCGTTCGTCTCGTCGTGCCCGGCTACTACGGAACCAACTCGACCAAGTGGCTCACCTCACTGACGGCTTCGGACCGGCGCAGCGCTGGGGCCTTCACCACGAAGTACTACATGGACCCGCCTCAAGAGGGCTCCTCGGCTCCCACACCCGTGTGGGACCTGGCGCCCAACTCGTGCATCGTGGCCCCCGTCGACGGACACGTGCGGGTCCGCCGGCCAGTGACTGTGTGGGGATGGGCCTGGGGCTCCGAGCCGGTCACCGCAGTGGACGTGTCCGTCGACGGGGGTCACACCTGGGCGCCTGCCGAGGTCGAACCACGCACGGGACATGCCTGGCAGAAGTTCACCCTCACCTGGGCTCCCTCCGCGGTCGGAGAGCATGTCCTCGCCTGCCGCGCGACGACAGGCACAGGCGCGACGCAGCCCTCGACGCCGCGCCGTAACCGCATCCATCAGCGCGTCATCTTCGTCACGCAAGAGGAGTGA
- a CDS encoding MarR family winged helix-turn-helix transcriptional regulator — protein MTSDAQPTAPRATDRPGDTSPFALGLLLRRAHWRAAAVMGEALRPLGVELRHFAVLIELVNHGPMVQRDLAAATGSDKAGIMRVVDDLERKGLAVRKAVPGDRRARAVEITPQGLELFDAAHVAAEPLAERLTAELGAGEPERLTDLLTRLAHPPSDDLSHKR, from the coding sequence ATGACCTCCGACGCTCAGCCCACCGCCCCACGTGCGACCGATCGCCCTGGGGACACCTCGCCATTCGCTCTCGGCTTGCTGCTGCGCCGGGCGCATTGGCGCGCAGCCGCGGTGATGGGGGAGGCGCTTCGGCCGCTGGGCGTCGAGTTGCGGCATTTTGCCGTACTGATCGAGCTGGTCAACCATGGGCCCATGGTCCAGCGGGACTTGGCGGCGGCGACGGGGTCGGACAAGGCGGGAATCATGCGGGTCGTCGACGACCTCGAACGCAAGGGGCTGGCCGTACGCAAGGCCGTTCCAGGGGACCGGCGGGCGCGGGCAGTGGAGATCACACCTCAGGGCCTCGAGCTTTTCGATGCAGCCCACGTGGCAGCGGAGCCACTGGCGGAGCGTCTGACTGCCGAGCTGGGGGCAGGCGAACCCGAACGGCTGACGGACCTGCTGACCCGACTCGCCCATCCCCCAAGCGATGACCTGTCCCACAAGCGATGA
- a CDS encoding nitroreductase, producing MDVYEAVASRRAVRGFADEPVPRETLERVLSAAARAPSGSNLQPWHAYVVTGAPLAEIKKRAGERIAANDPWDEPEYEQYPPALKSPYRERRSAFGAERYGALGIAREDWEARQRAAAANWDCFGAPAALFCYVDRDLGRPQWSDVGMYLQTVMLLLRAEGLHSCPQMAWAKFHKTVAEVLSPPDDLVLFCGMSIGFEDTTVPHTRTGRAPLDETVTFVDGP from the coding sequence TTGGACGTCTATGAGGCGGTCGCGAGCCGTCGAGCGGTGCGCGGCTTCGCCGACGAGCCAGTTCCCAGGGAGACGCTGGAGCGGGTGCTGTCCGCCGCGGCTCGGGCGCCGTCCGGATCGAATCTCCAGCCATGGCACGCCTATGTCGTGACCGGCGCACCGCTGGCCGAGATCAAGAAGCGCGCCGGCGAGCGCATAGCCGCGAACGATCCCTGGGACGAGCCGGAGTACGAGCAGTACCCGCCCGCCCTGAAGTCGCCGTACCGTGAGCGCCGATCCGCCTTCGGTGCGGAGCGCTACGGCGCACTCGGCATTGCGCGCGAGGACTGGGAGGCGCGCCAGAGGGCCGCTGCCGCGAACTGGGACTGCTTCGGCGCGCCCGCCGCCCTGTTCTGCTACGTCGACCGCGACCTGGGCCGACCCCAGTGGTCCGACGTCGGCATGTACCTGCAGACCGTCATGCTGCTGCTCCGCGCCGAAGGACTGCACAGCTGCCCACAGATGGCCTGGGCGAAGTTCCACAAGACCGTCGCAGAGGTGCTGTCGCCCCCCGACGACCTCGTGCTCTTCTGCGGCATGTCGATCGGATTCGAGGACACCACCGTCCCCCACACCCGTACGGGCCGGGCACCGCTCGACGAGACGGTCACCTTCGTCGACGGCCCCTGA
- a CDS encoding SDR family oxidoreductase, whose product MKIAVIGGSGLIGSQVVKILKAAGHEAVPHSKSTGVDVISGQGVDQAVAGADAVVNLTNSPTFDEASPQFFQTSMDTLLAAAQKAGVGHFVILSIVGVDQVPELDYYRAKTLQENILTAGSVPYSIVRATQFMEFMDAVMSWTSDSDTVRLPATPIQPIASRDVAAAVAEVAAGAPLNGIRNIAGPEVFSLDELGRITLSHKGDNRTVVTDPTAGMFAVVKGDVLTDKNAQLAPTHYTDWLS is encoded by the coding sequence ATGAAGATCGCAGTCATCGGCGGTTCCGGGTTGATCGGATCCCAGGTCGTCAAGATCCTGAAGGCGGCAGGGCACGAGGCAGTGCCGCACTCGAAGTCCACGGGCGTCGACGTCATCAGCGGTCAAGGAGTGGACCAAGCGGTGGCGGGAGCCGACGCGGTCGTCAACCTGACGAACTCCCCGACCTTCGACGAGGCCTCACCGCAGTTCTTCCAGACCTCGATGGACACCCTTCTGGCCGCAGCCCAGAAGGCCGGCGTGGGCCACTTCGTCATCCTGTCGATCGTCGGTGTGGACCAGGTACCGGAGCTGGACTACTACCGCGCCAAGACGCTCCAGGAGAACATCCTCACGGCCGGGTCGGTCCCCTACTCGATCGTCCGGGCGACGCAGTTCATGGAGTTCATGGACGCCGTCATGTCCTGGACCTCCGACAGCGACACCGTCCGGTTGCCCGCGACACCGATCCAGCCGATCGCCTCCAGGGACGTGGCCGCCGCGGTGGCGGAGGTCGCCGCGGGCGCCCCGCTCAATGGCATCCGCAACATCGCCGGCCCCGAGGTCTTCTCCCTGGACGAACTGGGCCGCATCACCCTGTCCCACAAGGGCGACAACCGTACCGTCGTCACCGACCCCACCGCCGGCATGTTCGCCGTGGTCAAGGGTGACGTCCTCACCGACAAGAACGCCCAGCTGGCCCCCACCCACTACACCGACTGGCTCTCCTGA